The Nostoc sp. PCC 7524 nucleotide sequence GTAAACCTTTGTGTGTTGTTAAACAACTACGTCCCAACCAAACCGAAACCCGTGTTATTGAATTTTTTGAAAAAGAAGCCGCTATCCTCGAAAGACTAGGGAAACATCCTCAAATTCCGCAACTACTGGCACACTTTAACCAAGACCAGAATCTTTACATAGTACAAGAGTTTATCGAAGGACAGGATTTAAGTCGAGAAATCTTCTCTGGTAAGCGACTGAGTGAAGGTTATGTCACCAAACTTTTACAAGATGCCCTAGAAATCCTCTCCTTTGTCCATCAACAGGGAGTAATTCACCGCGACATCAAACCCCAGAACTTGATGCGTCGCCAAGATGGCAAGATTATCTTAATTGACTTTGGCGCAGTTAAAGAATTAGGGACATTAATGATTAATAGCCAAGGTGAAATCAATTCTAGCGTGGTGATTGGTACACCTGGTTATATGTCTTATGAACAATATCGCGGTAAACCTTGTTTTGGTAGCGATATTTATGCGTTAGGGGTAATGGCTATTCAAGCCTTGACTGGTGTTTTGCCTTCAGAATTAGAAGAAGACAGCCAAACAGGGGAAATTATCTGGCAAAATCGAGTCCAGGTGAGCAATCATTTAGCTGAAGTGTTAACTAAAATGGTGCGTCATCACTTCAGTATGCGCTACCTTAACGCTACAGAAGCATTACAAGCTTTAATCTCAGTAACAGCACCATTACCAGCGACAGTTTTATCTGAGGTTAACAAGGAATTATATCTGCAAGAAGTTACAAGTCGCGCCCAGGAAAGCCAGGGTAATTTTTCTGTGTTTGCCTTGAGAATATTAGAATCAAGGCGCGTTGAGTTGGGGTTATCGGAACAGGAAGCCAGAGAAATTCAACAGCAAGTTTTGCAACCTTATCGTGAGTATCAACGCAAGTTACAAGAGTATGAACAGGCGTTAATTGATGCGGTGAAGCAAGAATATCCCTTTAGCCAGCGAACCCAAAAAGATTTACAAGACTATCAGCAATATTTGGGACTGCGGAATGAAGATATTGCAGCGATAGAAGCACGGGTGTTTGCGCCACTACAGTCAGAATCACAACGACAGCAGCAGGAAACTGAAAAATTACGTCAACAGCAGCAACGACAACAGCAAGCTGAGTATTTTAGAGAAAACTTAGGTAATGGTGTTGTTTTAGATATGCTGCCAATTCCTGGTGGTAAATTTTTCATGGGTTCACCAGAAAATGAACCAGGACGATATGATTCTGAAAGTCCACAGCATCAAGTTAATGTAAAACCCTTTTTCATGGGTAAATTTCCTATCACTCAAGCTCAATGGCAAGCTGTTGCTGGTTTTGCTAAGGTGAATATTGATCTAAATCCCAAACCATCGCATTTTAAAGGTGCTAACCGTCCGGTGGAAAAGGTTTCTTGGGATGAGGCGGTGGAGTTTTGCGCGAGATTATCTCAAAAAACTGGGAGAATTTATCGTTTACCGAGTGAAGCGGAATGGGAATATGCTTGTCGCGCGGGGACGACTACTCCATATTACTTTGGTGAGACAATTACCAAAGATTTAGCGAATTACGGCAATATTTACCAACAAACAAGTGAAGTGGGGGCATTTCCTGCAAACCCCTTTGGTTTATTTGATATGTGTGGTAATATATGCGAATGGTGTCAGGATGAGTGGCACGACAATTATAATCCAGCCCCTAATGATGGTAGTGCGTGGGCTAGTAGTAGAAGTAAAGATAGGGTGCTGCGTGGCGGTAGTTGGGATCGAAGTCCCAGGAATTGCCGTTCTGCCTATCGCGGCTGGTACGCGCGCGCGATTTGTGTCAACTATGTTGGGTTTCGTGTGGTGGCGGTGTCCGTGGCGTGAGGATTACTTACCCTTTACACTGTTGCCCTTTTGCTCTCTACATTTCTTTCTCTTTTCTCTTCTTAAACCTTAGCGCACAGCGCGATCAGGTTTTTTCAATTTTTTTTATAAATCAGTGTTAGCATACACCATAACAAAAATTATAGCAAGTAGTATAAAAAAATGTAAGGTGCGTCAGTGCGAGAGAACCTAACTATACCGAGAAATTATTCATACTGACGCACCCTACCAAAGTGTAAATATGGGTTGAGGATGCGATCGCGTAACTGCCCAGGGTAGCTGATCACCTAAAATTTAAATAAAGATATATCTTTTGATTATGAGTCCAGTAGACATAATTCGTACAGAACGAGGTTTAGCGATCGCAGGGACACGCATCACGATTTATGATGTGTTGGACTATGTAAAAGCTCATTATCCGCCTAAGTTCATCAGCAGTTTATTGGAATTGACAGATGAGCAAATTAACGCGGCTCTATCTTACATTGAGGAAAATCGTCACACAGTCGAAGCAGAATACAATATTGTTCTCAAACAAGCCGAAGAAAATCGCCAATATTGGGAAGAACGCAATCGTCAGCATCTAGCACATATGGCAACGATATCACCCCAGCCAGGCAAAGAGAAACTTTGGGCTAAACTCCAAGCACAAAAAGCTAGACACGCAGGCGAGACATGAATTTTCTCATTGACCATAATTTGGGAGGACACGCACAAATACTATTAGGTAATATTGCTACTCAAGGCTGGTTAGAACTGCTACCAATTCGGTTTTTTACGTTCAAAGAGATCAATTTATCAATTGATAGCAGTGACCGTGTTGTTTGGCAAATTGCTCAGAATAATCAGATGATTTTGCTGACAGCTAATCGAAGTATGAAAGGTGAAGATTCGCTAGAGCAAGTTTTACGTGAGGAAAATAAACTCAATTCGTTTCCTGTGATTACAATTAGTAATCCTGAGCGATTTTTAGAAGACCGAATTTATCGAAATCGATGTGTAGATCGTATTTTAGAGATTGTAATTGACATCGAAAACTTTATGGGTATGGGTCGTGTTTTTATCCCATAATATAATTTGATGTAGCATAAAGTTTGTAGAAATCTAAGGTGCGTCAGTGCGAGAGAAGCTAACT carries:
- a CDS encoding bifunctional serine/threonine-protein kinase/formylglycine-generating enzyme family protein: MNTLAGRYEIIKLLGGGGFAVTYLARDNFQPSKPLCVVKQLRPNQTETRVIEFFEKEAAILERLGKHPQIPQLLAHFNQDQNLYIVQEFIEGQDLSREIFSGKRLSEGYVTKLLQDALEILSFVHQQGVIHRDIKPQNLMRRQDGKIILIDFGAVKELGTLMINSQGEINSSVVIGTPGYMSYEQYRGKPCFGSDIYALGVMAIQALTGVLPSELEEDSQTGEIIWQNRVQVSNHLAEVLTKMVRHHFSMRYLNATEALQALISVTAPLPATVLSEVNKELYLQEVTSRAQESQGNFSVFALRILESRRVELGLSEQEAREIQQQVLQPYREYQRKLQEYEQALIDAVKQEYPFSQRTQKDLQDYQQYLGLRNEDIAAIEARVFAPLQSESQRQQQETEKLRQQQQRQQQAEYFRENLGNGVVLDMLPIPGGKFFMGSPENEPGRYDSESPQHQVNVKPFFMGKFPITQAQWQAVAGFAKVNIDLNPKPSHFKGANRPVEKVSWDEAVEFCARLSQKTGRIYRLPSEAEWEYACRAGTTTPYYFGETITKDLANYGNIYQQTSEVGAFPANPFGLFDMCGNICEWCQDEWHDNYNPAPNDGSAWASSRSKDRVLRGGSWDRSPRNCRSAYRGWYARAICVNYVGFRVVAVSVA
- a CDS encoding DUF433 domain-containing protein — encoded protein: MSPVDIIRTERGLAIAGTRITIYDVLDYVKAHYPPKFISSLLELTDEQINAALSYIEENRHTVEAEYNIVLKQAEENRQYWEERNRQHLAHMATISPQPGKEKLWAKLQAQKARHAGET